In Akkermansiaceae bacterium, the following are encoded in one genomic region:
- the polA gene encoding DNA polymerase I, which produces MHNLFLLDGMALVYRAHFAFFRNPIITSTGLNTSAIYGFTNTLLDIIENQGASHVGVAFDTQEPTPRHMLYPEYKAQREAMPEELALAIPYVKKLCLAMGIPVLELDGYEADDIIGTIAHRADQKGGIHTYMVTPDKDFAQLVSPTTTMWKPGRSGGNHELLDVSAIRAQWNVQHPRQVIDILGLWGDASDNIPGVPGIGEKTAKKLIAEFGSMENILASTSQLKGKQKENLENFADQALLSKQLATIILDVPIDVTWDDLCIGGRDDEATQALLTELEFNSLGKRIYGEDFVAGRGHQADVAETSGHPASEPMPTQTSLRTIADVDHSYHLIDTVNGLHDLVKKLSLADRFCFDLETTSLDPRSCDILGIAFAIKAHEAYFVHTGAGSHLTTRMALDKLGVIFHSKLEKIGHNLKFDLSVLRAHDYQVSGPFFDTMLVHTIVTPEQRHSMDIVSEALLGYTPVKLKDLAEKMVEPENDLFGLSEEETVPAAKKGRKKDINMSLIPVADLAEYAAEDADVTWQLADKLRPLLDACGQLDIYQEIEAPLLPVLVAMENEGISLDVRALKDIGDGLATRISTLSEKITEAAGHAFNLNSPKQLGEILFGEMELVEKPKKTKTGQFKTDEQTLSALAPKHPIVADILDYREATKLKSTYVDALPTHVSKRTGRVHTHFHQLLASTGRLASSDPNLQNIPVRSAAGREIRKAFVPRDQYHTLLAADYSQVELRVMAALSGDEAMIQAIKDDLDIHAATAARVYSVHLDEVTAEMRRNAKMVNFGIIYGISAFGLSQRLGIGRSEAAEIIETYFQQYPGIKDYMDRTIGTATANGYVRTLSGRKCWIRNIDSKNATVRNGAERAAINAPVQGSAADMIKFAMIKVGRLLEKEDAKTRMLLQVHDELLFDLHLSEQESLVPKIVATMENAMVIPHDIHCKVDIGTGANWLEAH; this is translated from the coding sequence ATGCACAACCTTTTTCTCCTCGATGGCATGGCACTCGTTTACCGGGCGCACTTTGCCTTCTTCCGCAACCCCATTATCACCAGTACCGGACTGAATACTTCGGCCATTTACGGATTCACCAACACATTGTTAGATATCATTGAAAACCAGGGAGCCAGCCACGTGGGCGTCGCTTTTGATACCCAGGAGCCGACACCACGGCACATGCTCTACCCTGAATACAAAGCACAGCGAGAGGCGATGCCCGAGGAGCTGGCACTGGCCATCCCCTACGTCAAAAAACTATGTCTGGCGATGGGCATTCCCGTGTTGGAGCTCGATGGCTATGAAGCTGACGACATCATTGGCACCATCGCGCACCGGGCAGACCAAAAAGGCGGCATCCACACCTACATGGTGACTCCCGACAAGGATTTCGCCCAGCTGGTCAGTCCGACCACGACGATGTGGAAACCCGGTCGAAGCGGCGGCAACCACGAGCTCCTGGACGTATCCGCGATCCGGGCTCAATGGAACGTGCAGCACCCGAGGCAGGTCATCGATATCCTCGGTCTGTGGGGTGACGCCTCGGACAATATCCCGGGGGTGCCGGGCATCGGGGAAAAGACAGCGAAAAAACTCATCGCTGAGTTCGGCTCGATGGAAAACATTCTCGCATCAACCAGCCAGCTAAAAGGCAAACAAAAGGAAAACCTCGAAAACTTTGCCGACCAGGCATTGCTTTCCAAACAGCTTGCTACCATCATTCTCGATGTTCCGATTGACGTGACCTGGGACGACCTCTGCATTGGTGGTCGCGATGACGAAGCCACCCAGGCCTTGCTCACCGAGCTTGAGTTCAACTCGCTGGGAAAACGCATCTACGGCGAAGACTTTGTGGCTGGCCGGGGCCACCAGGCCGACGTGGCGGAGACCTCCGGTCACCCCGCCTCAGAACCAATGCCAACGCAAACATCCCTCAGGACCATCGCCGATGTCGACCACAGCTACCACCTGATCGATACCGTCAATGGCCTCCATGACCTGGTCAAAAAACTCTCACTCGCCGACCGCTTCTGTTTTGACCTCGAAACCACCTCTCTCGACCCCCGCAGCTGTGACATCCTTGGTATCGCCTTTGCCATCAAAGCCCACGAGGCATACTTCGTTCACACCGGAGCCGGAAGCCACCTCACCACCCGGATGGCACTCGATAAACTGGGCGTCATCTTCCACTCGAAGCTGGAGAAAATCGGCCACAACCTGAAGTTCGATCTCTCGGTGCTGCGCGCCCACGACTACCAGGTCAGCGGCCCGTTCTTCGACACCATGCTCGTCCACACCATCGTCACCCCCGAGCAACGACACAGCATGGACATCGTTTCCGAAGCTCTGTTAGGATACACCCCCGTCAAACTGAAAGACCTCGCCGAAAAGATGGTTGAACCCGAAAACGACCTTTTTGGTCTCTCTGAGGAGGAAACCGTACCCGCTGCAAAGAAGGGCAGGAAAAAGGACATCAACATGTCGCTGATCCCGGTGGCCGATCTGGCGGAATATGCGGCAGAGGACGCGGATGTCACTTGGCAGCTTGCCGACAAGCTCCGGCCCCTGCTCGACGCATGCGGCCAGCTCGACATCTACCAGGAAATCGAAGCCCCGCTGCTCCCTGTCCTGGTCGCGATGGAAAACGAGGGGATTTCGCTCGATGTCCGGGCACTCAAGGACATTGGCGACGGGCTGGCAACACGTATCTCCACCCTCTCGGAGAAAATCACCGAAGCCGCAGGCCACGCATTCAACCTGAACTCCCCCAAGCAGTTAGGCGAGATTCTCTTTGGTGAAATGGAGCTGGTTGAAAAACCGAAAAAAACCAAAACCGGCCAGTTCAAGACCGATGAGCAAACGCTCTCGGCATTAGCACCAAAACACCCGATTGTTGCTGACATCCTCGACTACCGCGAGGCCACCAAACTGAAGTCGACCTACGTCGACGCGCTGCCCACCCACGTTTCCAAGCGCACCGGACGGGTGCACACACATTTCCACCAGCTGTTGGCATCCACCGGTCGACTGGCCTCCAGTGATCCCAATTTGCAAAACATCCCGGTGCGCTCGGCTGCCGGGCGTGAAATCCGCAAGGCCTTTGTGCCGCGTGATCAATACCACACCCTGCTCGCAGCCGACTACTCCCAGGTAGAACTCCGCGTCATGGCAGCGCTTTCAGGTGACGAGGCGATGATCCAGGCCATCAAGGACGATCTCGACATCCACGCCGCCACCGCAGCCCGCGTCTACAGTGTCCACCTCGATGAGGTCACCGCCGAGATGCGTCGCAATGCCAAGATGGTCAACTTCGGTATCATCTACGGCATCTCCGCCTTCGGGCTGTCACAGCGGCTCGGAATCGGACGCAGTGAGGCGGCGGAAATCATCGAGACCTACTTCCAACAATACCCTGGTATCAAGGACTACATGGACCGCACCATCGGGACCGCCACCGCGAACGGCTACGTCCGGACCCTCAGTGGCAGGAAGTGCTGGATCAGGAACATCGATTCCAAAAACGCCACCGTCCGCAACGGGGCCGAGCGCGCCGCCATCAATGCCCCGGTCCAGGGCAGCGCCGCCGATATGATCAAATTCGCCATGATCAAGGTGGGTCGCCTACTGGAAAAGGAAGACGCAAAAACCCGAATGCTCCTCCAGGTGCATGACGAACTGCTCTTTGACCTCCACCTCAGCGAACAGGAATCCCTGGTACCCAAAATCGTTGCCACCATGGAAAACGCCATGGTCATCCCGCATGACATCCATTGCAAGGTGGACATCGGCACCGGAGCCAACTGGCTGGAAGCACATTAA